The following are from one region of the Candidatus Firestonebacteria bacterium RIFOXYD2_FULL_39_29 genome:
- a CDS encoding membrane protein insertion efficiency factor YidD, translating into MKAILIFLLKIYKKGVSPYLPPSCRFTPSCSEYAIEALNRFGAVKGSWLAVKRILKCHPFHEGGIDPVPGKAKGVHKSS; encoded by the coding sequence GTGAAAGCTATTTTAATATTTTTATTAAAAATATATAAAAAAGGGGTATCTCCGTATCTGCCGCCTTCCTGCAGGTTCACACCCTCCTGTTCTGAATATGCAATCGAAGCGCTAAATAGATTTGGCGCGGTGAAGGGAAGCTGGCTGGCTGTTAAAAGAATATTGAAGTGCCATCCGTTCCATGAAGGGGGAATTGATCCGGTACCGGGAAAAGCCAAAGGCGTCCATAAAAGTTCGTAA